A window from Neoarius graeffei isolate fNeoGra1 chromosome 14, fNeoGra1.pri, whole genome shotgun sequence encodes these proteins:
- the lsm5 gene encoding U6 snRNA-associated Sm-like protein LSm5 — MAATVTSNPSQLLPLELVDKCIGSRIHIVMKNDKEIVGTLLGFDDFVNMVLEDVTEFEITPEGRRITKLDQILLNGNNITMLIPGGEGPEV; from the exons ATGGCGGCAACAGTGACTTCAAATCCCTCACAGTTGCTTCCCCTCG AGCTGGTGGATAAATGTATCGGCTCCCGGATTCACATCGTTATGAAAAACGATAAAGAGATCGTGGGAACATTGCTGGGGTTCGATGATTTTGTCA ACATGGTGCTTGAGGATGTCACAGAGTT CGAGATCACACCTGAAGGACGACGGATAACGAAGCTGGATCAGATTCTCCTCAATGGAAACAACATCACCATG TTAATCCCCGGAGGAGAAGGACCAGAAGTCTGA
- the psme2 gene encoding proteasome activator complex subunit 2 produces the protein MSKFKISPDNELKVQNYRHSLYQKAEDLFSNYIPKKISQLDNLIQGEELCITDLSSLHAPLDIPIPDPPSPEDEEMETDKNEEEEKKKKRPVCGFIKGNEKIMNLLDVVKPEITGLKETCITVSCWISLLIPKIEDGNDFGVAIQEKILERIAAVKTKLEGFQTNINKYFSERGDAVAKASKETHVMDYRSLVHEKDEAAYCEIRVILLDIRGYYAELYDIISKNLEKVVNPKGEEKPCMY, from the exons ATGTCCAAGTTTAAGATCAGCCCTGACAACGAGCTCAAG GTTCAAAACTACCGCCATTCACTGTATCAGAAG GCAGAAGATCTTTTCTCTAATTATATTCCGAAGAAGATTTCTCAGCTGGACAATCTGATTCAG GGGGAAGAACTGTGTATCACGGATCTCTCTTCCCTCCATGCGCCGCTTGATATTCCCATTCCTGATCCTCCAAGCCCAGAAGATGAG GAAATGGAGACCGATAAGAATgaagaagaggagaagaagaagaaac GTCCTGTGTGTGGTTTCATCAAAGGAAATGAGAAGATCATGAATCTGCTGGACGTGGTGAAGCCTGAGATCACGGGTCTTAAAGAGACCTGCATCACT GTTTCCTGCTGGATTTCACTCCTGATTCCTAAGATAGAGGACGGAAACGACTTTGGAGTCGCAATTCAG GAGAAGATCCTGGAGCGAATTGCAGCTGTGAAAACCAAACTGGAGGGATTTCAAACCAACATTAACAA GTATTTCTCAGAGAGAGGCGACGCAGTAGCCAAAGCCTCTAAAGAGACACATGTG ATGGACTACCGCTCACTCGTCCATGAGAAAGATGAAGCAGCATACTGCGAGATCCGTGTCATCTTACTCGACATCCGCGGATACTAC GCGGAGCTGTATGACATCATCAGTAAGAACCTGGAGAAGGTGGTGAACCCAAAAGGAGAAGAGAAACCCTGCATGTACTGA